A single window of Entomoplasma ellychniae DNA harbors:
- a CDS encoding energy-coupling factor transporter transmembrane component T family protein — protein sequence MRVTFGRYQPRNSLIHAMDGRFKMIIIILLMITIFLPIGLSGYIICGAVILGMFALSKLNFRMLLGLFPPVLFVFVIILFMNSLISHPESSDELLKTLDKIDKHKNLFLTNHGWYSVGRLFVSPKEWESLGLVSKDYYVLGSFFKVGGFWFSEKSFYMATMMGLRIYFMITLTCILTGTTSPLQLTLAIEDILTPLKFIGIPIYIISMIISIALRMIPTLIDEAGRIMKAQASRGIDVKNGKLKDKAKGMASLIIPLLVSSFQKAEDLAYAMESRGYNPYAKRTRYIQFKFHVFDLLLLIFSVAFLIFMILVAFQILPISIKIPALGSIDKIITGNVK from the coding sequence ATGAGAGTTACATTTGGTAGATATCAACCTAGAAATTCTTTAATTCATGCAATGGATGGAAGATTTAAAATGATTATTATTATTTTATTAATGATTACAATATTTTTACCAATAGGTTTATCAGGATACATTATATGTGGAGCGGTTATACTTGGTATGTTTGCTTTGTCTAAATTAAATTTTAGAATGCTTTTAGGTTTATTTCCACCAGTGTTATTTGTTTTTGTAATTATTTTATTTATGAACTCTCTTATATCTCACCCTGAAAGTAGTGATGAACTACTTAAAACATTAGATAAAATAGACAAACATAAAAATTTATTTTTGACTAATCACGGTTGGTATTCTGTTGGTAGATTATTTGTATCTCCTAAAGAATGAGAAAGTTTAGGTCTTGTTTCAAAAGATTATTATGTCTTGGGTTCATTTTTTAAAGTAGGTGGATTTTGATTTAGTGAAAAATCTTTTTATATGGCAACAATGATGGGTTTAAGAATTTATTTTATGATTACTTTAACTTGTATTCTAACTGGTACAACATCACCTCTTCAATTAACATTGGCAATTGAAGACATATTAACACCTTTAAAATTTATAGGAATACCTATTTATATAATATCTATGATTATTTCAATAGCTTTACGTATGATTCCAACCTTGATTGACGAAGCAGGAAGAATTATGAAAGCTCAAGCAAGTAGAGGAATTGATGTTAAAAACGGTAAATTAAAAGATAAAGCAAAAGGAATGGCTTCTTTAATTATTCCTTTATTGGTTTCATCATTTCAAAAAGCTGAAGACTTAGCATATGCAATGGAGTCTAGAGGTTATAATCCATATGCTAAAAGAACAAGATATATTCAATTTAAATTTCATGTATTTGATTTATTATTATTAATATTTTCTGTAGCATTTTTAATATTTATGATTTTAGTTGCATTTCAAATACTACCAATCAGTATTAAAATTCCAGCTTTAGGTTCAATAGATAAAATAATAACAGGAAATGTTAAATAG
- the truA gene encoding tRNA pseudouridine(38-40) synthase TruA — translation MYRILINLQYDGSSYCGWIKQKNQNSIQGVLEKTIFKVIKSNNFKVYGVSKTDAGVHALSQKVIIEINFQPTLNKFIWALNKALPSDIHISEFDYVSASFELHDVKCKTYVYTLNNSIWDLKNNRYELEWSKNLINIKQLQDICNIFVGEHDFKLFSGLSESEVNSGNFKTIRKIDSIKVFKKADKIEIEFIAKGFIRHQIRYIVQSILNCQYNKVSQSTLKEMLNGNGKKLPFKAEAKGLLLKSVVFNKK, via the coding sequence ATGTATAGAATCCTTATTAATCTACAATATGATGGCTCATCTTATTGTGGTTGAATCAAACAAAAAAATCAAAATTCTATTCAAGGAGTTTTAGAAAAAACTATATTTAAAGTAATTAAGTCAAATAATTTTAAAGTTTATGGTGTTAGTAAAACAGATGCAGGAGTTCATGCGCTTAGTCAAAAAGTTATAATTGAAATTAACTTTCAACCAACATTAAATAAATTTATATGAGCCTTAAATAAGGCTCTTCCTTCTGATATACATATATCAGAATTTGATTATGTTAGTGCTTCTTTTGAACTACATGATGTCAAGTGTAAAACATATGTATACACATTGAATAATAGCATTTGAGATCTTAAGAACAACAGATATGAATTAGAATGGTCTAAAAACTTAATTAACATAAAACAATTACAAGATATTTGTAATATTTTTGTAGGTGAACATGATTTTAAATTATTTTCAGGTTTAAGTGAGAGCGAAGTAAATAGTGGTAATTTTAAAACAATAAGAAAAATAGATTCAATTAAAGTTTTTAAAAAAGCTGATAAAATTGAAATTGAGTTTATAGCTAAAGGGTTTATAAGACATCAAATAAGATATATTGTTCAGTCAATTTTAAATTGTCAATATAATAAAGTATCTCAAAGTACACTTAAAGAAATGCTTAATGGGAATGGTAAAAAGCTTCCTTTTAAAGCAGAAGCAAAAGGATTATTATTAAAAAGTGTTGTTTTTAATAAAAAATAA
- a CDS encoding ABC transporter permease, which produces MGLKKFKHMFKNSYKNATKNKMQLFGVIVLVFFLSLILTTVVSLNNRVISQYSSILKASRQHDAVIDLNPYDVVATGDSKESKNAPKNLIEAQQYWIQKLQEQYESEKPEWSFDWSRTEAREFAQVQNKNTNITLKALVKTTQSFESNILNSDGVDKLTIFEGKDIETRHQIVIDKNFAKSNDIQIGNIIRIQKDKFGDSLLVKNSNDYENLLKNINTIESELESGIDSENSTYQTLYSNYQWFQVVGFGSSADFVTPIINESTALPNRKTEALIYLHHEAFGLTKNEDNGLYSYEVNANGNLSVNSNTEQESFYSIKFKNKIPSKKDLEEIEIDFRELIKRNINNKLVFAKNDGEYRFSERIRFLNKTILSYSIAASIIFVLTLIVVLYSVALITKKQIEKSAKQLGTLKALGYRKRILVFNFVMLPLFTSLIGGVAGYFGSVLLSNLITLGFSNYFNLNYSAFNIDWISFLTMIGVIWLILNIISFSISISLMRKSALSLISKLQDKKMNGFKKFVKAIRVRRGFGARVRKALLVDALGKMFGIGLVVLLSSSLFTISFIAPNILEENKKYSFNGIKYKQIVEYNDPSYNNPMSFLKTFENKNDPSQLIYGKEAKGWTSLKLTDNGAIDMDQVMSDYYNGHITNDYYSMFIDSYIKNGNVIPSVLDFAFANTKMLNLESVIFDTNYFKEIAKYGIPSIQKNDLIGGLLAPNVLTQWTDYKDLMANIDANDLNTQEDVNKIIIQNAKLMQAFYKKLTSSIGMSITNDFRVGEYRQVTDQKWTEMSNNEKINIFNAESEENEQLKKNYLSNSEDIINKLLKQSSEYDTSFALTNDNWNMGSFRINDIHNEKLSLEDYYVISNFDEAKPDNEADMQKVKDAILQYWKWFTFTSYNRIDQAVIQAGISRPPYFVSQNIASAYQSEDKNYSMAFNLIQYNSKVESLGTKLNASKNGNDFKIYGIQNEDRFLNLFDSKKNDLMSILFNDTSENGIIINQSLAKVLNIKENDEVDFDIIQNELQDASDGENKPFNLDDWDTTGLWSGSNGFKQNSRMQKFANITVKRPVYGDSKAINFLNSINSPTNYYRSVLNGETVVGTKTQNTKFKVLGIHDGYGTSQAWIKNDDANAILKYDIVQNYIWKNIFTRQWNDAFGYSNGLIAGKTDIILEDQINETVKVIPKISGLDLTKNNNWDLDTFKEKFLNSSDKNKKEIGTLIYSIFKNQYPVFNYKYSNSSDIGDFGTSLSISSVYGDYSPTALNGLSAKNSDTGQSFDGTGIGSTSWILPVDTYKEIMDEISIIIVIILALIIVLIVSIAFVIILLTTSIIINDNIQFISTMRVLGYSDKYVVKTVMGMYAIVITIMFVLGYIGGWYACIGIVNVLKNAGLIVPLVHPIWLPFIVFIGVVGIYIVAIYTGYRSITKINSIKVLQDSEL; this is translated from the coding sequence ATGGGACTTAAAAAATTTAAACATATGTTTAAAAACTCATACAAAAATGCAACAAAGAATAAAATGCAGCTTTTTGGGGTTATTGTTTTAGTCTTCTTTTTATCTTTAATATTAACAACTGTAGTTTCTTTAAATAATCGAGTAATTAGTCAATATTCATCGATTCTTAAAGCTTCAAGACAACATGATGCAGTTATTGATTTAAATCCTTATGATGTAGTTGCTACAGGTGATTCAAAAGAATCAAAAAATGCACCTAAAAATCTAATAGAAGCTCAACAATATTGAATTCAAAAACTACAAGAACAGTATGAAAGTGAAAAACCTGAATGAAGTTTTGATTGATCAAGAACTGAAGCAAGGGAATTTGCTCAAGTGCAAAACAAAAATACAAATATTACTTTAAAAGCATTGGTTAAAACAACACAATCATTTGAAAGTAATATTTTAAACTCTGATGGTGTAGATAAACTAACAATATTTGAAGGTAAAGATATTGAAACTAGACATCAAATTGTTATAGATAAAAACTTTGCTAAATCAAATGATATTCAAATTGGTAATATTATAAGAATTCAAAAAGATAAATTTGGTGATTCTTTACTTGTTAAAAACAGTAATGATTATGAAAACTTGTTGAAAAATATTAATACCATTGAATCTGAATTAGAGTCTGGAATAGATAGTGAAAACAGCACATACCAAACACTTTATTCAAATTATCAATGATTTCAAGTAGTAGGTTTTGGTTCATCAGCTGATTTTGTAACACCAATCATAAATGAATCTACAGCTTTGCCTAATAGAAAAACAGAAGCTTTAATTTATTTACACCATGAAGCATTTGGGTTAACAAAAAATGAAGATAATGGACTTTATAGTTATGAAGTCAATGCAAATGGAAATTTAAGTGTAAATAGTAATACAGAACAAGAATCTTTTTACTCAATTAAATTCAAAAATAAAATACCTTCAAAAAAAGATTTAGAAGAAATTGAAATTGATTTCAGAGAATTAATAAAAAGAAATATTAATAATAAGCTAGTTTTTGCAAAAAACGATGGTGAATATCGTTTTTCAGAAAGAATTAGATTTTTAAACAAAACTATTTTGAGTTATTCGATAGCCGCATCTATTATATTTGTACTAACGCTTATTGTTGTATTATATTCAGTTGCTTTAATTACAAAAAAACAAATAGAAAAATCAGCAAAACAACTGGGTACTTTAAAAGCTTTAGGGTACAGGAAAAGAATACTTGTGTTTAATTTTGTTATGCTTCCCTTGTTTACATCACTAATTGGTGGTGTTGCTGGTTATTTTGGTTCAGTATTATTATCTAATCTTATAACTTTAGGATTTTCCAATTACTTTAATTTAAATTATTCTGCATTTAATATTGATTGAATTTCATTCTTGACTATGATTGGTGTTATTTGATTAATACTAAACATTATTTCATTTTCAATTTCTATATCTTTAATGAGAAAGTCAGCTTTAAGTTTAATATCAAAGTTACAAGATAAAAAAATGAACGGTTTCAAAAAATTCGTTAAAGCCATAAGAGTAAGAAGAGGTTTTGGTGCAAGAGTCAGAAAAGCTTTATTAGTTGATGCTTTAGGTAAGATGTTTGGTATAGGTTTAGTTGTTTTATTATCATCTAGTTTATTTACAATATCTTTTATAGCCCCAAACATCTTAGAAGAAAATAAAAAATATAGCTTTAATGGGATTAAATATAAACAAATTGTGGAATATAATGACCCTAGTTATAATAACCCAATGAGTTTTTTAAAAACTTTTGAAAATAAAAATGATCCTTCACAATTAATTTATGGCAAAGAAGCAAAAGGTTGAACGTCTTTAAAACTTACTGATAATGGTGCTATTGATATGGATCAAGTAATGAGTGACTATTATAATGGGCATATTACAAATGACTATTATTCAATGTTTATTGACTCTTACATAAAAAACGGCAATGTTATACCAAGTGTTTTAGATTTTGCTTTTGCTAACACTAAAATGCTTAATTTAGAAAGTGTTATATTTGATACTAACTATTTTAAAGAAATAGCTAAATATGGAATCCCATCAATTCAAAAAAATGATTTAATAGGGGGGTTATTAGCCCCAAATGTGCTAACTCAGTGAACAGATTACAAAGATTTAATGGCTAATATTGATGCTAATGATTTAAATACACAAGAAGATGTAAATAAAATCATTATACAAAATGCTAAACTAATGCAAGCATTTTATAAAAAACTAACTTCTTCTATAGGAATGTCCATAACAAATGATTTTAGAGTTGGTGAATACAGACAAGTAACTGATCAAAAATGAACAGAAATGTCTAATAATGAAAAAATAAATATTTTTAATGCTGAATCAGAAGAAAATGAACAATTGAAAAAAAATTATCTTTCAAACAGTGAAGATATTATAAATAAATTGTTAAAACAATCTAGTGAATATGACACTAGTTTTGCGTTAACTAATGATAATTGAAACATGGGTTCATTTAGAATTAATGATATTCATAATGAAAAATTGTCATTAGAAGATTATTATGTAATAAGCAATTTTGATGAAGCTAAACCTGATAATGAAGCAGATATGCAAAAAGTTAAAGATGCCATTTTACAGTATTGAAAATGATTTACTTTCACTTCATATAATCGTATTGACCAAGCTGTTATTCAAGCAGGTATTTCAAGACCACCATATTTTGTAAGTCAAAATATTGCAAGTGCTTATCAATCAGAAGATAAAAACTATAGTATGGCATTTAATCTTATTCAGTATAATTCGAAAGTAGAATCACTTGGAACAAAACTAAATGCATCTAAAAATGGAAATGATTTTAAAATTTATGGGATTCAAAACGAAGATAGATTTTTAAATTTATTTGATTCTAAAAAAAATGATTTAATGAGTATTTTATTTAATGATACTTCAGAAAATGGAATTATAATAAACCAATCATTAGCTAAAGTTTTAAATATAAAAGAAAACGATGAAGTTGATTTTGATATCATTCAAAATGAACTACAAGATGCAAGTGATGGTGAAAACAAACCTTTCAATCTTGATGATTGAGACACTACTGGTTTATGAAGTGGAAGTAATGGTTTTAAACAAAATTCTAGAATGCAAAAATTTGCAAATATAACCGTTAAAAGACCAGTTTATGGTGATTCAAAAGCAATTAACTTTTTAAATAGTATTAATTCGCCAACTAATTATTACAGAAGCGTTTTAAATGGCGAAACTGTGGTAGGAACCAAAACTCAAAATACTAAATTTAAAGTTTTAGGTATTCATGATGGTTATGGAACATCCCAAGCTTGAATTAAAAATGATGATGCAAATGCAATTTTAAAATATGATATTGTACAAAATTACATTTGAAAAAATATTTTTACTAGACAATGAAATGATGCATTTGGATATTCTAATGGACTAATTGCAGGTAAAACCGACATTATTTTAGAAGATCAAATCAACGAGACTGTTAAAGTAATTCCAAAAATATCGGGTCTAGATTTAACTAAAAATAATAATTGAGACTTAGATACATTTAAAGAAAAATTCTTAAATTCAAGTGATAAAAATAAGAAAGAAATAGGAACTTTAATATACTCAATATTTAAAAATCAATACCCAGTATTTAACTATAAATATTCTAATTCATCAGATATTGGTGACTTTGGTACATCTTTAAGTATAAGTAGTGTTTATGGTGATTACTCACCCACAGCTTTAAATGGGTTAAGTGCTAAAAACAGTGATACTGGTCAATCTTTTGATGGAACAGGTATTGGTTCAACATCTTGAATTCTTCCTGTTGATACTTATAAAGAAATAATGGATGAAATTTCAATCATAATAGTGATCATATTAGCGTTAATTATTGTGTTAATTGTAAGTATTGCTTTTGTTATAATATTACTTACTACTTCAATTATTATTAACGATAACATTCAATTTATTTCAACTATGAGAGTACTTGGGTATTCAGATAAATATGTTGTTAAAACTGTAATGGGGATGTATGCAATTGTAATTACTATAATGTTTGTGCTTGGATATATTGGTGGGTGATATGCATGTATAGGAATTGTTAATGTGTTAAAAAACGCAGGACTAATTGTCCCATTAGTTCACCCTATATGATTACCATTTATAGTCTTTATTGGTGTTGTTGGAATTTATATTGTAGCTATTTATACAGGATATAGAAGTATAACAAAAATTAATTCTATAAAAGTATTACAAGATTCAGAATTATAG
- the ligA gene encoding NAD-dependent DNA ligase LigA, protein MNIKDAKIQLKNLRTKLNQWAREYYVNDNPSVDDVEYDKCMQELKNLESMFPELITPESISQKVGGIVSEKFEKHIHKYPMLSLGDIFSWEEFQSFNKQVAKVTNTLENEYTAELKIDGLSISLIYQNGTLQSGVTRGDGIVGENVTTNVKTIKSIPLQINNKDLIEVRGEIFLSKSEFKKINEERLLNGEQLFANPRNAAAGTLRQLDSSIVAKRNLDGFLYYYFNEKQPEKTQLDSINKIESLGLKTNPETKLCKNLKEVKNYIDVYTKKRIELDYEIDGIVFKLNDKQLQEEVGYTAKNPKWAIAYKFPAEIKETKLLDIFPTVGRTGKITYNAKLEPVQIAGTSVGAASLNNAEYIIAKELKIGANVKVKKAGDIIPEVISVIKDENYKSLLEWDKDLKCPVCNSVLEKSDKEVDQFCVNFNCPAQIIRSLQHFASRGAANIAGMGGQTIVKFYENKIISTVADIFKLNQHKEKVINFDNMGEKSYNKLIEAIENAKKSSLEKILFGLGIRHVGSKTALTLSEIYHNIESIMNVTYEELSSIDSVGEVLALSIVDWFKIESNITIIKELRELGVNLTYLGEKKNTDSPISKKTFVITGSLEKPRDFYKNIIESNNGKVIGSVSKKTDYVLAGQNAGSKLFKAKEYSIKIINEEEFHLILKGE, encoded by the coding sequence ATGAATATCAAGGATGCAAAAATTCAATTAAAAAATTTAAGAACCAAGTTGAATCAATGAGCAAGAGAATATTATGTCAACGACAACCCTTCAGTAGATGATGTTGAATATGATAAGTGCATGCAAGAACTTAAAAATCTTGAAAGCATGTTTCCTGAGTTAATAACCCCAGAATCTATTTCACAAAAAGTTGGTGGAATTGTTAGTGAAAAATTTGAAAAGCATATTCATAAGTACCCTATGCTAAGTTTAGGTGACATTTTTAGTTGAGAAGAATTTCAAAGCTTTAATAAACAAGTTGCAAAAGTAACAAATACCTTAGAAAATGAATACACTGCAGAATTAAAAATTGATGGTTTATCAATTAGTTTAATTTATCAAAATGGTACATTACAATCGGGTGTTACTAGAGGTGATGGTATTGTTGGGGAAAACGTTACAACAAATGTAAAAACAATTAAATCGATTCCGTTGCAAATAAATAATAAAGATCTTATAGAAGTAAGAGGAGAAATATTCTTATCTAAATCCGAGTTTAAAAAAATTAATGAAGAACGTTTACTAAACGGTGAACAATTGTTTGCCAATCCCAGAAATGCTGCTGCTGGAACTTTAAGACAATTAGATTCTTCAATTGTTGCTAAAAGAAATCTTGATGGTTTTCTATACTACTATTTTAATGAAAAACAACCAGAGAAAACTCAGCTGGATTCAATTAATAAAATTGAATCTTTGGGTTTAAAAACAAATCCTGAAACAAAACTATGTAAAAATTTAAAAGAAGTTAAAAATTATATTGATGTATATACTAAAAAAAGAATTGAACTTGATTATGAAATAGATGGCATAGTTTTTAAACTTAATGATAAACAACTGCAAGAAGAAGTTGGATATACTGCAAAAAACCCAAAGTGAGCTATTGCTTACAAATTTCCAGCTGAAATAAAGGAAACAAAACTACTAGATATATTCCCAACAGTTGGTCGGACTGGAAAAATAACTTATAATGCAAAACTTGAACCAGTACAAATAGCTGGAACAAGTGTTGGAGCTGCTTCTCTTAATAACGCAGAATACATAATTGCAAAAGAATTAAAAATTGGGGCTAATGTAAAAGTTAAAAAAGCTGGAGATATCATCCCTGAAGTTATTAGTGTAATTAAAGATGAAAATTACAAATCTTTATTAGAATGAGATAAAGATTTAAAATGTCCAGTTTGTAATTCAGTTTTAGAAAAGTCAGACAAAGAAGTTGATCAATTTTGTGTTAACTTCAATTGCCCAGCACAAATAATCAGAAGTCTACAACATTTCGCAAGTAGAGGTGCTGCTAATATTGCTGGTATGGGTGGTCAGACTATTGTTAAGTTTTATGAAAATAAAATTATAAGCACTGTTGCTGACATTTTCAAACTAAATCAACATAAAGAAAAAGTGATCAACTTTGATAACATGGGTGAAAAAAGCTATAACAAATTAATTGAAGCAATTGAAAATGCTAAAAAATCTTCATTAGAAAAAATCTTATTTGGTTTAGGTATAAGACATGTTGGTTCTAAAACAGCTTTAACTTTATCTGAAATATATCACAATATTGAATCAATTATGAATGTCACTTATGAAGAGTTAAGTTCAATTGACTCTGTTGGAGAAGTTTTAGCGCTTTCTATTGTTGATTGGTTTAAGATTGAATCAAATATCACAATAATCAAGGAATTAAGAGAATTAGGTGTTAATTTGACATATTTAGGCGAAAAAAAGAATACTGATTCACCAATAAGTAAAAAAACTTTTGTAATAACTGGTAGTTTAGAAAAACCAAGAGATTTTTATAAAAACATAATAGAATCTAATAATGGTAAGGTTATAGGTAGTGTTTCTAAAAAAACTGATTATGTTTTAGCTGGACAAAATGCTGGAAGCAAGTTATTTAAAGCAAAAGAGTATAGTATTAAAATAATCAATGAAGAAGAGTTTCATTTAATTTTAAAAGGAGAATAA
- a CDS encoding Asp-tRNA(Asn)/Glu-tRNA(Gln) amidotransferase subunit GatC: MEKKDYYKSLANDVMLDFDNNHYDDIDKNYAELKELFKKVTSIDTEGVKPLFYPYDDIHTYLRDDEFIQTMNQEDILKNAPSTDGDFVTLVKVVK; encoded by the coding sequence ATGGAAAAAAAAGATTACTATAAATCATTAGCAAATGATGTTATGTTGGATTTTGACAATAATCATTATGATGATATTGATAAAAATTATGCGGAACTAAAAGAATTATTCAAAAAAGTAACTTCCATTGACACTGAAGGTGTCAAACCATTATTTTATCCATATGATGATATTCACACTTATTTAAGAGACGATGAATTTATACAAACGATGAATCAAGAAGATATTTTAAAAAATGCCCCAAGTACAGATGGTGATTTTGTGACTTTAGTAAAGGTGGTTAAGTAA
- a CDS encoding amidase family protein: MKYNTLSIEQLHELLKNGKTTPSEIAKQLLFLCEQEKHSNAINFLNKEVLKEAELLELKQADNSLLFGIPYAAKDNISTKGIPTCASSNILKGYIPSFDATIISKLKDNQTLMLCKTALDELGMGGVGLYSSNGEIYNPYDSKRIVGGSSSGSAYLVAKGIVPFAIGTDTGDSIRKPASLNNIVGFKPSYGAISRYGLLPYSPSLDTIGFFTRNVNDIAILCDATFGYDKRDATSIVINESDFYKNINSIKKTKKYCYIKYVIEALPNELKEKYYSFFNQLKKQGYEVMEVDFPKELLLAVSPVYMMISYSESASTNANLDGIKFGARVDGDDYEAVIKNTRNAGFGEEVKKRFLIGSLNLNKDKQLLYLNQAKKVRRLIVEQMSKIFQQADILIVPPFYDIAPLVSDIKKPLTEEQEIITDILILANMNGSPSITIPFTKKAGMGIGINFITKPKSDLLCLQAAKVAENIIGIKNQIVGENYE; this comes from the coding sequence ATGAAATATAATACACTTTCAATTGAACAACTTCATGAGTTATTAAAAAATGGTAAAACAACACCATCAGAAATAGCAAAACAACTATTATTTTTGTGTGAACAAGAAAAACATAGTAATGCAATTAATTTTTTGAATAAAGAAGTTTTAAAAGAAGCTGAATTATTAGAACTAAAACAAGCTGATAACAGTTTGTTATTTGGTATTCCTTACGCTGCAAAAGATAACATTTCAACTAAAGGCATACCAACTTGTGCTTCATCAAATATTTTGAAAGGTTATATACCATCTTTTGATGCAACGATTATAAGTAAATTAAAAGATAATCAAACTTTAATGTTATGCAAAACAGCTTTAGATGAATTAGGGATGGGAGGAGTTGGTCTTTACTCAAGTAATGGTGAAATATACAACCCATATGATTCAAAAAGAATAGTTGGAGGCAGTAGTAGTGGTAGTGCTTATTTAGTTGCTAAAGGAATAGTGCCTTTTGCTATTGGAACAGATACTGGTGATTCAATTAGAAAACCTGCTTCATTAAATAATATAGTTGGTTTTAAACCATCATATGGTGCTATTAGTCGATATGGTTTGTTGCCATATTCGCCAAGTTTAGATACCATTGGTTTTTTCACAAGAAATGTTAATGATATTGCAATTTTGTGTGATGCTACTTTTGGATATGATAAAAGAGATGCCACTAGCATAGTTATAAACGAATCGGATTTTTACAAAAATATTAATTCAATAAAAAAAACAAAAAAATATTGTTACATTAAATATGTTATTGAAGCCTTGCCAAATGAATTAAAAGAAAAATATTATTCATTCTTTAATCAGTTAAAAAAACAAGGTTATGAAGTAATGGAAGTAGACTTTCCAAAAGAATTATTATTAGCTGTATCTCCAGTTTATATGATGATATCATATAGTGAATCAGCTTCAACAAATGCTAACTTAGATGGTATTAAGTTTGGAGCAAGAGTTGATGGTGATGATTATGAAGCGGTGATTAAAAATACTAGAAATGCTGGTTTTGGTGAAGAAGTTAAAAAAAGATTTTTAATAGGGTCATTAAACTTAAACAAAGATAAACAGTTACTCTACTTAAACCAAGCTAAAAAAGTTAGAAGATTAATTGTTGAACAAATGAGCAAAATTTTTCAACAAGCAGATATTTTAATAGTCCCACCATTTTATGATATTGCTCCATTAGTTAGTGACATTAAAAAGCCATTAACTGAAGAACAAGAAATTATTACTGATATTTTAATTTTAGCTAATATGAATGGTTCACCATCAATTACTATCCCATTTACCAAAAAAGCAGGAATGGGTATTGGAATAAATTTTATAACTAAACCCAAAAGTGATTTGTTATGTTTACAAGCAGCAAAAGTTGCTGAAAATATAATTGGGATTAAAAACCAAATAGTAGGAGAAAACTATGAATAA